The Alkalibacter rhizosphaerae genomic sequence ATTGCAGGATCATCACTTGGTGGATCCAAGGGAAGCCAGCGTTGCGGAGTTGCTGCTGGCTCATCGGGAAGATTATGTGGAGTTCGTCAAAACGAAAGGAAGCACCGGTGAAAATATCTACTGCAAGGAAGCCAATCGATTTGGTTTGTGCACGGAGGATACACCCACCTTCTTTGGTATGCATCATTCAGCAGCGACCATAACAGGGGGTACCCTTCTCGGAGCCAAACATGTGCTGGAAGGAGTCAACAACCACGCACTGAATTTGTCCGGCGGACTGCATCACGCCACCAGCGGCAAAGCCTCCGGCTTTTGCGTGTATAATGATTTGAACGTGGCCATTGCTTACATTCGCAAGCATACGGATCTTCGCATTTTGTACATCGATACGGACGCCCACCATGGGGACGGTGTCCAGTTTCATTTTTATGACGACCCCATGGTCTGCACCCTTTCCATTCATGAAACAGGGAGGTATCTTTTCCCCGGCACCGGTTCCGTGCGGGAACGGGGCAACGGCAAAGGATACGGGTCCAGCTTCAACATACCACTTGACGCCTACACGGAAGACGAATCCTTTCAATACGTTTTGGAAAATTCCCTTTATATCGTGGCTGAACATTTCAAACCGGATATCATCGTTTCCCAACACGGGGCCGATTGCCATTACCTGGACCACATGTCCCACATGTCTTTGACCATGGATTCTTTTCGTTTCATCCCGAAGATCATCCATAAGATCGCCCATGAATATTGCCAGGGCCGTTGGCTGGCTACCGGTGGCGGAGGCTACAACGCTTACGATGTGGTCCCTCGCGCCTGGGCACTTGTCTGGAAAGAAATGGCCGATGTGCCATCAGGCCAGGTTCCAGATGAACTACCGGGATCCTACCTGTCCTTGGTACGCCAATGGACGGATGAACCCATTTGTCCCACATGGATGGATCACGGAAAAGACTACAACTCCATTCCTCGAAGGGAAGAAATATCCGACAAGAACAAAAAAAGCCTGATCGATGCCATGTACGCCATCAACAGCGGACAAATCGGAAACAATTTCTTTGCCAACCGCATCGTGGAGTGATTTATCGACTCCACTCCTTGGCGATGATCCGCTGTCCAGTCACTCCGTCAGATTCTTTTGATGCCAAATACAGCATGACTTCATTTAAAATGTCTGCAGGCAGCAGGTTGCCTCTGGCACGAAAGGCTTCTTCCAAACCCGATGGGATCAAGCCCGTATCTGCAGCCCCTCCAGGAAGGATCACGTTGACATCCACCCCGGTTCCTTCCAGTTCCTTGGCCATGACCATGGACAAGGCTTCCCCTCCTGCTTTGGCAGGACCGTAAGGAGAAAAATATTTGTTGGTCATGGTGGACAAGCTGGTGCTGACATAGATGATCTTTCCATACTTC encodes the following:
- a CDS encoding acetoin utilization protein AcuC, whose protein sequence is MAHPVTSHPIFIYSPVFDNYRFSHDHPFDPIRIRLTYELLRASGILQDHHLVDPREASVAELLLAHREDYVEFVKTKGSTGENIYCKEANRFGLCTEDTPTFFGMHHSAATITGGTLLGAKHVLEGVNNHALNLSGGLHHATSGKASGFCVYNDLNVAIAYIRKHTDLRILYIDTDAHHGDGVQFHFYDDPMVCTLSIHETGRYLFPGTGSVRERGNGKGYGSSFNIPLDAYTEDESFQYVLENSLYIVAEHFKPDIIVSQHGADCHYLDHMSHMSLTMDSFRFIPKIIHKIAHEYCQGRWLATGGGGYNAYDVVPRAWALVWKEMADVPSGQVPDELPGSYLSLVRQWTDEPICPTWMDHGKDYNSIPRREEISDKNKKSLIDAMYAINSGQIGNNFFANRIVE